In Trichomycterus rosablanca isolate fTriRos1 chromosome 4, fTriRos1.hap1, whole genome shotgun sequence, one DNA window encodes the following:
- the LOC134311985 gene encoding leukocyte immunoglobulin-like receptor subfamily A member 4, which produces MNDLDCEFSSAGSSDSEAISEFNEEERPKAAVIMKPDNHVFIDETVILTCNIENGGGVQNWRYSWNKEGSDQTVSNDQQYRISDVTENHAGKYTCTGTETGSSRSSHPSDAVLLTVSERPKPTVTINPDNHVFIGEIVTLTCNIENGGRVQYWRYSWNKEGSDQTVSNDQQYRISDVTENHAGKYTCTGTETGGSRSSHPSDAVLLTVSAKPKPTVSGEPQNFIYTGDTVTLTCDLYQSTGWTFIWYRNDQEVKPQTSADKTNKLSEKLSNTGTTKYKCRARRLNYYNNNKYNYDSDYSDQVTVTVKVRPKPVVTIVPGDHVFKGDSVTLTCNIENGGGVQNWRYSWNKEGSDQTVSNDQQYRISDVTENHAGKYTCTGTETGGSRSSHPSDAVLLTVSGESSPVYLIISPSRTQHFTDESLSLSCVDQSKSTEWRVRRYTDHRGVLNCSSVSGSDRESTCNISSLSTSLTGVYWCESESGGSNPVNITVHGGDVILESPVHPVTEGESLTLHCLYRKTKPSNLRADFYKDGSVVQNQTSGEMMIHHVSKSDEGFYHCKYPEGGESPKIIRVSEASLSVLKMISSAVAAFPYLLSTIILVKCYRAGAVTGEIKLDAVVEAETSI; this is translated from the exons ATGAATGACTTGGACTGCGAATTTTCCAGTGCTGGTTCTTCAGATTCCGAAGCTATTTCTGAATTTAATGAAGAGG AGAGACCAAAAGCTGCTGTGATCATGAAGCCTGATAATCACGTGTTTATAGACGAGACTGTTATTCTTACATGTAACATAGAGAATGGAGGAGGTGTCCAGAACTGGAGGTACAGCTGGAATAAAGAAGGTTCAGACCAAACTGTCAGTAATGATCAGCAGTACAGAATCAGTGATGTTACAGAGAATCATGCAGGTAAATACACCTgtacaggaacagagacaggaaGCTCACGTTCCTCACACCCCAGTGATGCTGTTCTACTGACTGTATCAG agagACCAAAACCCACTGTTACCATAAATCCTGATAATCACGTGTTTATAGGAGAGATTGTTACTCTCACATGTAACATAGAGAATGGAGGACGTGTCCAGTACTGGAGGTACAGCTGGAATAAAGAAGGTTCAGACCAAACTGTCAGTAATGATCAGCAGTACAGAATCAGTGATGTTACAGAGAATCATGCAGGTAAATACACCTgtacaggaacagagacaggagGCTCACGTTCCTCACACCCCAGTGATGCTGTTCTACTGACTGTATCAG CAAAACCCAAACCAACTGTGAGTGGAGAACCTCAGAACTTCATCTACACTGGAGACACCGTTACTCTGACCTGTGATCTGTATCAGTCTACAGGATGGACTTTCATCTGGTACAGAAATGATCAGGAAGTAAAACCTCAGACCTCTGCAGATAAAACCAACAAACTCAGTGAGAAACTTTCTAATACAGGAACAACAAAGTACAAATGTAGAGCACGAAGATTAAACTActacaataacaacaaatacaACTACGACTCAGACTACAGTGATCAAGTTACTGTTACAGTTAAag TGAGACCAAAACCAGTGGTGACTATAGTACCTGGTGATCATGTGTTCAAGGGAGACTCTGTTACTCTCACATGTAACATAGAGAATGGAGGAGGTGTCCAGAACTGGAGGTACAGCTGGAATAAAGAAGGTTCAGACCAAACTGTAAGTAATGATCAGCAGTACAGAATCAGTGATGTTACAGAGAATCATGCAGGTAAATACACCTgtacaggaacagagacaggaggatcacgttcctcacaccccagtgatgctgttctactgactgtatcag gtgaATCGTCTCCAGTTTATCTGATCATCAGTCCCAGCAGAACTCAACACTTTACTGATGAATCTCTCTCACTGAGCTGTGTGGATCAGAGTAAATCTACTGAATGGAGAGTGAGAAGATACACTGACCATCGAGGAGTGTTAAACTGTTCATCAGTATCAGGATCAGATAGAGAATCTACCTGCAACATCAGCTCCCTCAGCACATCCCTCACTGGAGTGTACTGGTGTGAATCTGAATCTGGAGGCAGTAATCCTGTCAACATCACAGTACATG GTGGTGACGTGATTCTGGAGAGTCCTGTTCATCCTGTTACTGAAGGAGAATCTCTGACTCTACACTGTTTATATCGCAAAACTAAACCCTCAAACCTCCGAGCTGATTTCTATAAAGATGGATCAGTGGTGCAGAACCAGACCTCAGGAGAGATGATGATCCATCACGTCTCAAAGTCAGATGAAGGTTTCTACCACTGTAAATACCCAGAGGGAGGAGAATCACCAAAAATCATCAGAG tgtcagaAGCTTCGTTATCAGTGCTGAAGATGATCAGTAGTGCTGTGGCAGCTTTTCCGTATCTGCTGTCCACCATCATCCTGGTGAAATGTTACAGAGCTGGAG